The Episyrphus balteatus chromosome 4, idEpiBalt1.1, whole genome shotgun sequence genome includes a window with the following:
- the LOC129918025 gene encoding actin-related protein 8 yields the protein MSHTAENSPVKTIKTSPERPAEKSINNNIKERLNLHVKRRLQESGADTSSLNNNTTTNTTISHNNNNNEIKVRKQYTKRTEKVNNPTIIRRAKRTKLKLTTGIGTTNTVSQRDSESVGSVASTSTTTASAGDDEGSRDGNSQNPDNILHSPREKEKCPDLLNVVLNVKKRALFQNPEVIQFLHNIMDVIRQ from the coding sequence ATGAGCCATACAGCAGAAAATTCGCCAGTTAAAACGATTAAAACATCTCCTGAACGTCCAGCAGAGAAATCTATAAACAACAACATCAAAGAAAGATTAAATTTACACGTAAAAAGACGTTTGCAAGAATCTGGAGCTGATACTTCTTCGTTGAACAACAACACCACTACAAACACCACCATctcccacaacaacaacaacaatgaaaTAAAGGTTCGTAAACAATATACAAAACGAACTGAGAAAGTGAATAACCCAACCATTATACGTCGAGCGAAACGAACGAAATTGAAACTAACAACTGGAATTGGAACAACAAATACAGTGAGTCAAAGAGATTCGGAGAGTGTTGGTTCAGTGGCGTCAACTTCGACAACAACTGCCAGTGCTGGCGATGATGAAGGTAGTCGTGATGGTAATTCACAAAATCCCGATAATATACTTCATTCGCCACGAGAAAAGGAAAAATGTCCAGATTTATTAAATGTTGTACTGAATGTTAAAAAGAGAGCTCTATTTCAAAATCCGGAAGTGATTCAGTTCTTGCATAATATAATGGATGTAATAAGACAGTAG
- the LOC129919347 gene encoding gustatory and pheromone receptor 33a encodes MATFKMYSVRYVSRCASVCSLGITIFFYMGIFVYMTDYVLSLLRGKYFFPEFYKRINEIDDILKKCQPNVNVKRKSMHLMRILKVTVLVVFILYALKYDIVNEYNFFGSMGFLAAMSMSFPYLASSIVQLQFAYLVAIISERFKKLNFLLEALNKECLKKNLPIKIFDMESDVPKKTNLPLKFQVQDKTELKKISDSENDENTEGEEEDEELQNGNEYPDIDWFCQTVIKISKTSEDCLVDLFHLHDRILTLSRITNHEYGAQTVPYMAVCFVLGLFAIFMETKVNNVVRAYGYVDVVIYTEMIYIFWSVITVVVAYVVLRLCCNANGYSRKSAMVVHEIMQKKPQFMMGNDLFYNKMKSFTLQYLHWEGFFQFNGIGMYALDYTFIFSTVSAATSYLIVLLQFDMTTILRSDGLIP; translated from the exons ATGGCAACTTTTAAAATGTACTCTGTCAGATATGTATCAAGATGTGCCAGTGTATGTTCACTtggcattacaattttcttttacatGGGCATATTCGTCTATATGACTGATTATGTTTTGAGTTTGTTACGTGGAAAGTATTTCTTTCCGGAATTTTATAAACGAATCAATGAAATTGATGACATCTTAAAGAAGTGTCAACCAAATGTCAATGTTAAACGAAAATCGATGCATTTGATGAGGATATTAAAAGTAACGGTACTTGTGGTGTTTATTTTATACGCTCTCAAGTATGATATAGTTAATGAATATAA tttttttggAAGTATGGGATTTTTGGCTGCAATGTCAATGAGTTTTCCATATCTGGCAAGTAGCATTGTTCAATTACAATTTGCTTATCTTGTTGCAATTATATCGGAAcgttttaagaaattaaactttttattgGAAGCCTTGAATAAGgaatgtttgaagaaaaatctaccaattaaaatatttgacatGGAATCGGATGTTCCGAAGAAGACAAATTTACCACTGAAATTTCAAGTTCAAGATAAAACTGAATTAAAGAAGATAAGTGACAGTGAGAATGATGAAAACACTGAGGGcgaagaagaagatgaagagTTACAAAATGGCAATGAGTATCCAGATATTGATTGGTTCTGTCAAACTGTCATAAAGATTTC gaaaacgTCAGAAGATTGTCTCGTAGATCTGTTTCATTTACATGATCGAATTCTAACTCTAAGTCGTATTACCAATCATGAATATGGAGCACAAACAGTACCATATATGGCTGTTTGTTTTGTTCTCGGTCTCTTTGCCATATTCATGGAGACCAAAGTCAATAATGTTGTTAGAGCTTATGGTTATGTGGATGTTGTAATTTATACTGAAATGATTTACAtcttttggagtgttataactGTAGTTGTGGCATATGTTGTTTTGAGACTTTGCTGTAATGCTAATGGATATTCGAGGAAATCAGCTATGGTGGTACATGAGATAATGCAGAAAAAGCCACAATTTATGATGGGAAATGATCTATTCTATAACAAAATGAAATCGTTTACTTTGCAATATTTGCATTGGGAgggattttttcaatttaacggTATTGGAATGTATGCATTGGattatacttttatattttcg ACCGTCAGTGCTGCGACATCATACTTGATAGTTTTGCTTCAGTTTGACATGACCACCATTTTGAGAAGCGATGGATTGATCCCATAG
- the LOC129918015 gene encoding CTP synthase, with the protein MQSTSNPSQKSSSSSSDMKYILVTGGVISGVGKGVIASSFGTLLKSCGLDVTSIKIDPYINIDAGTFSPYEHGEVYVLDDGGEVDLDLGNYERFLDITLHRDNNITTGKIYKLVIEKERTGEYLGKTVQVVPHITDAIQEWVERVAHTPVRGSNKPQVCIVELGGTIGDIEGMPFVEAFRQFQFRVKRENFCCAHVSLVPSPRATGEPKTKPTQSSVRELRGLGLSPDFIVCRSEKPIGSEVKEKISNFCHVAPGQVICIHDLNSIYHVPLLMEQNGVVEFLKERLKLNINPSKREKCLQQWKDLARRSENLHKEVIIAVVGKYTRLEDSYASVSKSLQHASLAAGYRLNLRFIEACHLEEQTREQTPALYHEAWQTLCGSQGVVVPGGFGSRGMEGKITACKWCRENKIPFLGICLGLQAAVIEYSRNMLGLKDANTTEINPDTANPVVIDMPEHNPGQMGGTMRLGKRITVLKPGDSMIKRLYGNPQTIEERHRHRYEVNPKYVPELEKVGMNFVGMDTEKERMEVMELKGHPYYVATQYHPEYLSRPLKPSPPFLGLILASVGKLKSYVDRGCRLSPRQMSDASSDEDEVSMLNTMNLNGDAQESNRLTVKTVKLTNGYGSAASDQSSKEASD; encoded by the exons atgcaatcaacGAGTAATCCAAGCCAGAAATCATCATCGTCTTCATCGGACatgaaatatattttggttACCGGTGGAGTAATCAGTGGAGTTGGCAAAGGTGTCATCGCCAGTTCGTTTGGAACATTGCTAAAATCATGTGGCTTGGATGTGACATCGATTAAAATTGACCCGTACATAAATATCGATGCTGGAACATTTTCTCCATATGAACATG GTGAAGTATATGTTCTCGATGATGGCGGCGAAGTAGACTTGGATTTAGGAAATTACGAACGTTTTCTCGACATAACATTGCATCGCGACAACAACATAACAACTGGCAAAATCTATAAACTTGttatagaaaaagaacgcactgGTGAATATCTTGGTAAAACAGTACAAG TTGTTCCCCACATAACCGATGCTATCCAAGAATGGGTAGAACGTGTTGCTCACACTCCAGTCCGTGGTTCTAATAAACCACAAGTATGCATTGTCGAATTGGGCGGCACTATTGGTGATATTGAAGGAATGCCTTTCGTTGAAGCATTTAGACAATTTCAATTTCGTGTTAAACGTGAGAATTTCTGCTGTGCTCATGTTTCTTTAGTCCCATCACCAAGAGCTACTGGTGAACCCAAAACAAAACCAACTCAAAGTTCGGTTAGAGAATTGCGTGGTCTTGGATTAAGTCCAGATTTTATTGTTTGCCGTTCCGAAAAACCAATCGGATCtgaagttaaagaaaaaataagcaATTTCTGTCATGTTGCACCTGGACAAGTAATCTGTATTCatgatttgaattcaatttatcATGTTCCCTTGTTAATGGAACAAAATGGTGTCGTTGAGTTCTTGAAAGAAAGGCTTAAGTTGAATATTAATCCAAGTAAAAGAGAGAA ATGTCTCCAACAATGGAAGGATTTGGCTCGTCGTAGTGAAAATCTCCACAAAGAAGTTATAATTGCTGTAGTTGGCAAATATACACGCCTGGAGGACTCTTATGCTTCCGTATCAAAATCTCTTCAACATGCATCGTTAGCAGCTGGATATCGTTTAAATCTTCGTTTCATTGAAGCTTGTCATTTAGAAGAACAAACTCGTGAACAGACACCGGCACTCTATCACGAAGCTTGGCAAACACTATGTGGCAGCCAGGGAGTGGTAGTGCCAGGTGGTTTCGGAAGTCGTGGCATGGAAGGCAAAATAACAGCGTGTAAATggtgtagagaaaataaaatCCCATTCCTCGGTATTTGTCTTGGTCTTCAGGCAGCAGTCATTGAATATTCTCGCAATATGTTGGGCCTGAAAGACGCCAACACTACAGAAATAAATCCAGACACTGCAAATCCAGTTGTTATCGATATGCCAGAACATAATCCTGGTCAAATGGGTGGAACAATGCGATTGGGCAAACGCATTACGGTATTAAAGCCAGGAGATAGTATGATCAAAAGATTGTATGGCAATCCACAGACAATTGAAGAACGTCATCGTCATCGTTACGAAGTGAATCCAAAATATGTACCAGAGTTGGAAAAAGTCGGTATGAATTTTGTTGGTATGGATACAGAAAAAGAGCGAATGGAAGTTATGGAATTGAAAGGACATCCTTACTATGTTGCCACACAATATCATCCAGAGTATTTATCTAGGCCTCTTAAACCAAGTCCACCATTTTTGGGTTTGATTCTTGCATCAGTTGGTAAATTGAAGAGCTACGTAGATCGTGGGTGTAGACTTTCACCAAGACAAATGTCTGATGCCAGTTCAGATGAAGATGAAGTTAGTATGTTGAATACAATGAATTTGAATGGAGATGCACAAGAATCGAATAGGTTAACAGTGAAGACAGTTAAATTGACAAATGGTTACGGCAGTGCCGCATCAGATCAATCGTCAAAAGAAGCTTCCgattaa
- the LOC129918019 gene encoding cyclic AMP response element-binding protein A, which produces MEPFYDGDLKDIWDSDLDPSDTLKLSTDSDMTDWFLERDVKMPAVILNDKLISDALLGTLPIKSEHSYSLNSDGDSMPDSPKSLHTKMDDMDDECYPSIPMKTATNNTRRICEPTSSAHSMSSTLTSHHSTLSSSNPLLTALPRVSTINISNSNCNSTNTFSFSNNSCGSSTSSSGTKTSTTTPLTINLRSTKQLQQHQQLMQQQQQALATSIRNDSISTASSCSDIDIDETPCIKDEPMSPESSCPPSPNSQAFTSNALSVNMANIAASTNSDLVFEHKSGSLQITPASKSLLKSQQYVFGNSGQNIIIPKVNIKVEPSQQNGQVFGLPPTPPSSLPSDESEGNQSPEHHLVSPMSPPAPQQINLSSPSTSAQGATATTSSSSSTPTSRRSTSSSHSASSSPVSHASNSSRTYSGSSTRQPIHTPLISSQPKGSTGTLMLTEEEKRTLLAEGYPIPTRLPLTKTEEKSLKKIRRKIKNKISAQESRRKKKEYMDQLERRVEVLVSENTDYKKRVDTLEDSNASLLSQLHKLQALINKQNSKKA; this is translated from the exons tcgGATACCCTAAAACTTTCAACAGATTCAGATATGACAGACTGGTTTCTGGAGCGTGATGTCAAAATGCCTGCTGTAATATTGAATGATAAATTAATATCAGATGCATTACTTGGTACCCTGCCAATAAAATCAGAACATTCATATAGCCTTAATTCAGATGGCGATTCAATGCCTGATTCACCTAAAAGTCTGCACACAAAAATGGACG ACATGGACGATGAATGTTATCCATCTATACCAATGAAAACAGCTACAAATAACACACGTCGCATATGTGAACCAACATCATCAGCACACAGCATGTCATCAACATTGACAAGCCACCATTCGACACTGTCCAGCAGTAATCCATTGCTTACAGCTTTGCCACGTGTCAGCACAATAAACATTTCCAATAGCAACTGTAATAGCACAAACACATTCAGCTTTTCAAACAATAGCTGTGGCAGCAGCACCAGCAGCAGCGGAACAAAAACTTCCACCACCACACCACTCACCATAAATCTGCGCTCAACAAAACAGCTACAACAACACCAGCAGCTAatgcaacagcaacaacaagcTCTAGCGACCAGCATACGAAATGATAGTATTTCAACTGCATCCTCCTGCTCAGACATTGATATTGATGAAACACCCTGCATTAAGGACGAACCAATGTCGCCAGAATCAAGCTGCCCGCCAAGTCCCAATTCACAAGCCTTTACATCTAATGCCTTGAGTGTAAATATGGCGAACATAGCTGCCTCTACTAATTCAGACCTCGTCTTTGAACATAAG agTGGCTCCCTTCAAATCACACCAGCCTCCAAGAGTCTCCTCAAATCGCAGCAATATGTCTTTGGCAATTCGGGTCAAAACATTATCATACCAAAAGTTAACATCAAAGTGGAACCCTCTCAACAAAATGGTCAAGTCTTTGGACTACCACCAACACCGCCATCATCGTTGCCCAGCGACGAATCAGAAGGAAATCAAAGTCCTGAACATCATTTGGTTTCACCAATGTCTCCACCTGCACCACAACAAATAAATCTCTCTTCGCCATCAACATCTGCGCAAGGAGCAACAGCCACAACCTCCTCCTCATCATCTACGCCCACATCGCGAAGGAGCACTTCTAGCTCACACAGTGCATCTAGCTCACCCGTCTCGCATGCCAGCAATTCGTCAAGAACATACAGTGGCTCTTCGACAAGGCAACCTATTCACACGCCATTAATCAGCTCACAGCCg AAAGGATCAACTGGCACCCTAATGTTAACAGAAGAAGAAAAACGCACACTCTTAGCTGAGGGATATCCAATTCCAACAAGATTGCCGCTTACAAAAACCGAAGAAAAATCTTTGAAGAAGATAAGgaggaaaatcaaaaataag aTATCAGCACAAGAAAGTCGTcgcaagaaaaaagaatacatggATCAGCTAGAGCGTCGAGTTGAAGTTTTAGTCTCTGAAAATACCGACTACAAAAAACGAGTTGATACTCTTGAAGATTCCAATGCCAGCCTTCTTAGTCAATTGCATAAACTTCAAGCtctaattaataaacaaaattccaaaaaagcttaa